In a single window of the Montipora capricornis isolate CH-2021 chromosome 11, ASM3666992v2, whole genome shotgun sequence genome:
- the LOC138023973 gene encoding contactin-associated protein-like 2, whose amino-acid sequence MILWPLLLFLSSQLMMMYTMENSALYRNPAGDFSVGDFKRNPFHYLWAEKITSAWAEDQFDCTFRCVSEPKCFSFNMAAYPDSKGLYLCELLATDKYKETKKFHSNATFHHYSLWSPCESDPCKNGADCVPEHELNSYSCHCKLGFFGTNCEHRENKSCSEIKLLNPNAPSGSYVIDPDGEGGVATFTVDCDMTDKNNIGVTVISHDSEDRTLVQGCQPKGCYKRDIHYTGTNLLQLGKLTAISAHCEQFIKYECYNTILLRNGAMYGWWVSRDGDNMTYWGGANSILLYKCACGVTGNCADSRYGCNCDKNDKTWREDSGLLTNKSHLPVMQLRFGDISPPNELGYHTLGKLRCYGISTK is encoded by the exons ATGATACTCTGGCCATTACTGTTGTTTCTGTCCTCCCAATTAATGATGATGTACACTATGGAAAACAGTGCTCTTTATCGAAATCCGGCAGGCGACTTTTCCGTTGGAGATTTTAAGCGTAATCCCTTCCATTACCTATGGGCAGAGAAAATAACATCGGCCTGGGCGGAAGATCAGTTTGATTGCACTTTCCGTTGTGTTTCTGAACCAAAGTGTTTTTCGTTCAACATGGCGGCGTATCCTGACTCGAAAGGTCTTTATCTGTGTGAGTTGTTGGCCACTGACAAGTACAAAGAAACTAAAAAGTTTCACTCTAATGCTACCTTCCATCATTACAGCCTATGG TCGCCTTGTGAAAGCGATCCTTGCAAAAACGGTGCCGACTGTGTTCCTGAACATGAGTTGAATTCCTATAGCTGTCACTGTAAACTGGGATTCTTTGGAACAAACTGTGAACATCGTG AAAATAAAAGCTGTAGCGAGATTAAGTTGTTGAATCCCAATGCTCCAAGTGGTTCTTACGTCATCGATCCTGATGGAGAAGGAGGCGTGGCAACTTTCACTGTTGACTGTGACATGACTGACAAGAATAACATTGGCGTGACAGTCATCAGTCACGACAGTGAAGACAGAACGCTGGTGCAAGGATGTCAACCTAAAGGCTGTTACAAGCGTGACATTCACTACACTGGAACAAATCTCCTTCAGCTGGGAAAACTAACCGCCATCTCTGCCCACTGTGAGCAGTTTATCAAGTACGAGTGTTATAACACAATACTCTTACGCAACGGTGCGATGTATGGCTGGTGGGTGTCACGTGATGGAGACAACATGACTTACTGGGGAGGAGCGAACTCCATTCTTTTATACAAGTGCGCATGTGGAGTAACTGGCAATTGTGCAGATTCCAGATATGGATGCAACTGTGACAAGAATGACAAAACGTGGCGCGAGGACAGCGGTTTGTTGACAAACAAATCTCATCTTCCCGTCATGCAGCTGAGGTTTGGAGATATCAGCCCCCCTAACGAGCTTGGGTATCACACCCTGGGAAAACTGAGGTGCTATGGAATATCTACAAAATAA
- the LOC138023529 gene encoding uncharacterized protein has translation MPKGTKRIYSCTESIDETASSEPKARKIANEKLENYYDAIIKFSGKLESQYDEEILEGTLEIVSAAAGLIADPKSVSIRILCQAVLFNIKQNQPSVVDRLAKIVDSGWRSFSRRLQYQKYDGLSCRVSEQITQLRTMSQRDKLDDPNLWNDYVQFMGELSNTFDMPLTFKYSKGSLTGEPEVEDYLTALTTYCKAYSCFMGLLMAAKARFEDLGQGRKSEEVDRRLRCQRDDAIGKLSFLSARKYLKFLGSLPCEGGKLMKILALSRRLSDKSIVEAVRNGLGLTQMPDMLTVESAAERVSRQSVKIELDDRHQIPPGNFLKRTKTRVIGPSDWIHFVNETDFPIKVVLKNVKESNDHFRFVNVPPRSSHPEGFRIPLLKLSISICGFFVLYLNGDASGNMEPPTRDARVVEFALSLCPWRSKINVQDKTHDEFTYGEDTYNLMKYGEVQPLYYSKEDIYFMVKAEIVKYRYPSYIGTWRFLVHQFDPLNM, from the exons ATGCCTAAAGGGACAAAAAGGATATATTCATGTACCG AATCAATAGATGAAACGGCTTCAAGTGAACCCAAGGCGAGGAAAATTGCTAACGAAAAATTGGAGAACTATTACGATGCCATCATAAAATTCAGCGGAAAGTTAGAAAGTCAATATGATGAGGAAATCCTAGAGGGCACTTTGGAAATAGTTTCCGCCGCTGCGGGATTGATAGCGGATCCCAAAAGCGTGAGTATCAGAATCTTATGTCAAGCTGTTCTTTTCAATATCAAACAAAACCAGCCATCTGTGGTAGATCGGTTGGCAAAGATTGTTGACAGTGGATGGCGTAGCTTTAGTCGTCGTTTACAGTACCAGAAATACGATGGTTTAAGCTGTCGTGTTTCAGAACAGATAACCCAGCTGCGAACGATGAGTCAAAGAGACAAGCTAGACGACCCAAACCTGTGGAATGATTATGTCCAATTTATGGGTGAGTTGTCAAACACGTTTGACATGCCACTGACGTTTAAATACAGCAAAGGATCCCTCACTGGAGAACCCGAGGTGGAGGATTATTTGACGGCGTTAACTACTTACTGTAAGGCTTACAGTTGCTTCATGGGACTCCTTATGGCTGCCAAAGCAAGATTTGAAGACCTGGGTCAAGGGCGCAAAAGTGAAGAAGTGGATCGAAGACTCCGTTGCCAGAGAGATGACGCGATAGGAAAACTCTCCTTCCTTTCAGCACGAAAGTATTTAAAATTTCTCGGAAGTCTTCCTTGTGAAGGTGGAAAACTAATGAAGATCCTGGCTTTGAGTCGACGGTTGTCAGACAAAAGCATCGTAGAAGCGGTGAGAAACGGCCTAGGCTTGACCCAAATGCCTGATATGCTGACAGTTGAATCTGCGGCCGAGCGTGTCTCTCGCCAGTCAGTGAAGATAGAACTAGATGACAGGCACCAAATTCCCCCTggaaactttttaaaaaggaCGAAGACACGAGTGATCGGGCCAAGTGATTGGATTCACTTTGTGAATGAAACTGACTTCCCCATCAAAGTGGTTTTGAAGAATGTCAAGGAATCCAATGATCACTTCAGATTTGTTAACGTACCACCTCGTTCGTCTCACCCCGAAGGATTCCGAATTCCTTTGTTGAAGCTCTCAATCTCAATTTGTGGTTTCTTTGTTCTTTATCTAAACGGAGACGCGAGTGGCAATATGGAACCGCCAACAAGAGATGCGAGGGTGGTCGAGTTTGCCTTGTCCCTTTGCCCATGGCGTAGCAAAATCAACGTCCAAGACAAAACGCATGATGAGTTTACCTACGGTGAAGACACCTACAATCTCATGAAGTATGGCGAGGTCCAACCACTTTACTATTCGAAAGAAGACATCTACTTCATGGTGAAAGCAGAAATTGTTAAGTATCGGTATCCAAGTTATATTGGAACCTGGCGATTTCTAGTTCATCAGTTTGATCCATTAAACATGTAA
- the LOC138023528 gene encoding uncharacterized protein C1orf87-like, with the protein MAGLAPFGRDDQPLLEVKIIGGKRVEIAVDKYGKPLNDQSTSINLQGSRFQGQQALRSSSVLSASSSGSSSTISAPSKSNHNNTPPRKILKSQDGPELAIDLRSSSGLEGSRVRKFSSPNSSPVLPPIKKKPVIDSDKASGLASKVGSVLLGFDTLKLRDAYLNFAGFDSTLSGFVSADQIEREFFRLQIPVRGDLLNEVLSLFMSAHRPNWINYEQLLKFLSNSVRPTATREFQMSQQIDMSSNPSNRPRQKISKDSPRETTLPLKPNQVSPRADEMQKGRQSAIAMKKAFQDKKDTELLLQMEQLLKDIDYSQELVQTLRRTLEEDNIAGEEFLSSQKLKKICVQHHVPFNNSLMDMIVDRLDKYNSGKVSWVEFLSFIERALPLPAPDTAFSHSRDGRRDLETPPSRPVWETRQPLNSVKQERRYPLRNNSLGSEDLYRKQDDQGVILAKHMEERKKAGTLNLKERDSQVMHLRQGITERTNNGDYTMAEEPQENPKQLEERRDELMRWQQELIEQKRLVQKEQKEIEMIIQNQKEKLYGIDRDNEQTLYVEEESKVKRFMKLANALYVCDQNQSGLIFIDEARRLLNNYNLVNQLDFSADLIENSLRTCSTTDNKVSVDDLIDELKGHL; encoded by the exons ATGGCTGGCTTGGCTCCGTTTGGAAGAGACGACCAACCTCTTCTGGAAGTTAAGATAATAGGAGGAAAGCGAGTGGAGATTGCAGTTGATAAGTATGGAAAGCCACTAAATGACCAAAGCACGAGTATTAACCTGCAAGGCTCGAGGTTTCAAGGGCAACAAGCACTCCGGAGCTCTTCGGTTTTGTCGGCTTCAAGCTCAGGAAGTTCCTCTACGATATCTGCTCCTTCAAAGTCAAACCACAATAATACTCCGccaagaaaaattttaaagtcaCAAGACGGTCCCGAACTTGCAATTGATCTTCGTAGTAGCAGCGGGCTTGAAGGCTCGAGAGTTAGAAAGTTTTCTTCTCCGAATTCATCCCCTGTTTTGCCACCTATTAAAAAGAAACCAGTCATTGATTCTGACAAGGCGAGTGGCCTTGCTTCGAAAGTCGGTTCTGTGTTGTTGGGATTTGATACGCTGAAACTACGAGATGCCTATCTGAACTTCGCAGGATTTGATTCAACTTTGTCGGGCTTTGTCTCCGCGGATCAAATCGAAAGAGAATTTTTTAGGTTACAAATCCCTGTTAGGGGAGATCTGTTAAACGAGGTGCTATCTTTGTTTATGTCAGCTCACCGACCGAACTGGATAAACTATGAGCAACTTTTGAAATTTCTCAGTAATTCAGTTCGTCCGACTGCCACTAGAGAGTTTCAGATGTCGCAGCAAATTGACATGTCATCTAACCCAAGTAATCGTCCTCGACAAAAAATATCTAAGGATTCCCCTAGGGAAACTACTTTGCCCCTAAAACCAAATCAAGTGTCACCAAGGGCGGATGAAATGCAAAAAGGGCGACAGAGTGCAATTGCAATGAAAAAAGCGTTTCAAGACAAGAAAGATACTGAACTCTTGTTACAAATGGAGCAACTACTGAAAGACATTGATTATTCTCAGGAACTTGTTCAAACTTTGAGGAGAACGTTAGAGGAAGATAATATAGCAGGGGAAGAATTTTTATCTTCtcaaaag ctAAAGAAAATCTGTGTGCAGCATCATGTTCCTTTCAATAACTCTTTGATGGACATGATTGTTGACAGACTCGACAAGTACAACTCTGGAAAAGTAAG ttgGGTTGAATTCTTGTCCTTCATTGAGCGAGCTCTGCCTCTTCCAGCACCTGACACTGCTTTCAGCCACAGTAGGGACGGTAGGCGTGACCTGGAAACCCCACCGTCCAGGCCAGTTTGGGAGACACGGCAGCCCCTCAATAGTGTCAAACAAGAAAGGAGGTACCCACTCCGCAACAACAGTTTGGGTTCAGAGGATTTGTATCGCAAACAAGATGACCAAGGGGTCATCTTAG CCAAACACATGGAGGAACGAAAGAAGGCAGGCACATTAAATCTGAAAGAAAGAGATTCTCAAGTCATGCATCTAAGACAAGGAATAACAGAAAGGACAAACAACGGAGATTACACGATGGCAGAGGAACCTCAAGAAAATCCAAAACAACTGGAAGAGAGGCGAGATGAGCTGATGAGATGGCAGCAGGAACTGATCGAGCAAAAACGCCTGgttcaaaaagaacaaaaagagattgAGATGATTATACAGAACCAGAAAGAGAAATTGTATGGCATTGACAGGGACAATGAGCAAACACTTTATGTTGAGGaagaaagtaaagtaaagcgaTTCATGAAGTTGGCGAATGCTCTCTATGTCTGTGATCAGAATCAGTCTG GTCTCATCTTCATTGATGAAGCTCGTCGACTGTTAAATAACTACAATCTTGTCAACCAACTGGATTTTTCGGCGGATTTAATTGAAAACTCTCTTAGAACCTGTTCGACCACAGATAACAAAGTTAGTGTGGATGATTTGATAGATgaactcaaaggtcatctttaG